The following proteins are co-located in the Nitrospira sp. genome:
- the lpxK gene encoding tetraacyldisaccharide 4'-kinase, whose protein sequence is MQSWFRWAGYPYELAAKLRLSCYELGWCRTQRLPRPVISVGNLTVGGTGKTPVVMYIVERLAAQGKRVGILSRGYRRRSTAPHVLVADGQRVLVGPEDAGDEPYLMARRCPQAVVAVGADRYALGQWVLSRVPVDCFVLDDGFQHVQLHRDVNVLLVDATDLEGLGAGLPVGRLREPLSAAARASIVLVTRVQRSADAEPVWRRLQEACPALPPPVCVGFPAEEFRRVGMEECAALSAFRGRSAVIFSGIGNASSFRALIEGVGVTVIDHLAFPDHVHYTHAMVEGIRARAKSEGVDVWLTTEKDADKVAPFLTNADACWAVRLRTEIVSGQDRLEAVLRLDGLNKAAGHA, encoded by the coding sequence ATGCAGAGCTGGTTTCGATGGGCGGGCTACCCCTATGAACTCGCCGCCAAGTTGCGCCTGTCTTGTTACGAGCTGGGCTGGTGTCGGACGCAGCGGTTACCTCGCCCCGTCATCAGCGTCGGCAATCTCACCGTGGGAGGGACGGGGAAAACGCCGGTCGTCATGTACATCGTCGAGCGGTTGGCGGCTCAAGGCAAACGGGTGGGTATTTTGAGCCGAGGGTATCGTCGTCGCAGCACGGCTCCCCACGTGCTCGTCGCCGACGGGCAGCGCGTCCTGGTTGGTCCGGAGGACGCGGGTGATGAACCATACTTGATGGCGCGTCGTTGCCCACAGGCGGTGGTCGCGGTGGGAGCGGACCGGTATGCGCTGGGCCAGTGGGTGTTGAGCCGTGTGCCGGTGGATTGTTTCGTGCTGGATGATGGGTTTCAGCATGTGCAGCTCCATCGCGACGTCAACGTGCTGTTGGTGGATGCCACGGATCTCGAAGGGCTCGGTGCAGGGCTGCCGGTCGGGCGGTTGCGGGAGCCGCTGTCTGCGGCCGCTCGCGCCTCGATCGTGCTGGTCACCAGGGTGCAACGATCTGCGGATGCGGAGCCGGTCTGGCGGCGCTTGCAGGAGGCTTGTCCCGCACTGCCGCCTCCCGTCTGCGTGGGATTCCCCGCCGAAGAGTTCCGGCGAGTCGGGATGGAGGAGTGTGCGGCACTGAGCGCCTTTCGCGGACGTTCTGCCGTCATTTTCAGCGGGATTGGCAATGCGTCGTCGTTTCGTGCGTTGATCGAGGGGGTGGGGGTAACGGTGATCGACCACCTGGCATTTCCCGATCATGTGCACTATACCCATGCCATGGTGGAAGGCATTCGAGCCAGGGCGAAGTCCGAAGGCGTCGACGTGTGGCTGACGACCGAGAAGGATGCCGACAAGGTGGCGCCGTTTCTGACGAATGCGGACGCCTGTTGGGCCGTCAGACTTAGAACGGAGATTGTGTCGGGGCAGGATCGGTTGGAGGCAGTGTTGCGTCTCGATGGGCTGAACAAGGCGGCGGGCCATGCGTAA
- a CDS encoding 3-deoxy-D-manno-octulosonic acid transferase, with amino-acid sequence MWYLLYNSLLLLVSPIILGVLLAKQRCRRGLPQRLGLRPLTPPSDSSISSTCIWIHAVSLGEVVAVAPLVRELRRRYPDARLVVTTVTETGREAVEQRLEGVAEHRYAPLDFPWVVNQAIDQLRPNLYVFVETELWPNLLRSLWRRSIPSVLVNGRLSTRSFERQRLPIVRGFYRTMLNRISRCLMQSQRDAQRMIDLGADPARVTCTGNIKFDQPVPQATAGGVMVSKQALGFTEREQLLVAGSTHSGEEEAIVSAYQSLCGTFPDLRLVLAPRHIERAAQVEQMVAAKGMSVARRSMGSGAGAGPQVLVLDTRGELALLYREAVVAFVGGTLVPVGGHNLLEPAVWGKPVLFGPHTDHCAEVAALLLNAQGGRIVPDADALAQGLRDLLSDAATLNRMGQAARQVVADNQGALQRSAEIIATLLSAQPISTERDGALHLGRASRHS; translated from the coding sequence ATGTGGTACCTGCTCTATAACAGTCTCCTGCTTCTGGTCTCTCCGATCATTCTGGGTGTCCTGCTGGCAAAACAGCGCTGTCGGCGTGGGTTGCCGCAGCGCCTGGGATTGCGGCCGTTGACGCCGCCATCGGATTCGAGCATCTCATCGACCTGTATCTGGATCCATGCGGTGTCTCTGGGGGAAGTGGTGGCGGTGGCGCCGCTCGTGCGCGAACTTCGGCGGCGGTATCCCGATGCGCGCTTGGTAGTCACGACTGTGACCGAGACCGGGCGCGAGGCGGTGGAGCAGCGGCTGGAAGGGGTCGCCGAACATCGATATGCTCCGCTGGATTTCCCCTGGGTCGTGAACCAGGCGATCGATCAGCTGCGACCGAATCTGTATGTTTTCGTTGAAACGGAACTCTGGCCCAATCTGCTTCGAAGTTTGTGGAGACGAAGCATCCCGTCGGTGCTGGTCAACGGGCGTCTCTCCACGCGGTCGTTCGAACGACAGCGCCTTCCCATCGTGCGGGGGTTCTATCGGACGATGCTGAATAGGATCAGCCGTTGTCTGATGCAGTCCCAGCGTGATGCCCAGCGCATGATCGATCTGGGTGCCGATCCGGCGCGGGTGACCTGCACGGGCAACATCAAGTTTGATCAGCCGGTCCCGCAGGCCACGGCCGGGGGCGTGATGGTCTCCAAGCAAGCCTTGGGATTCACCGAACGGGAACAGCTGTTGGTGGCCGGCAGCACCCATTCTGGAGAGGAGGAGGCGATCGTCTCGGCCTACCAGTCGTTGTGTGGCACGTTCCCGGACCTGCGATTGGTGCTTGCACCAAGGCATATCGAGAGAGCGGCACAAGTCGAGCAAATGGTCGCGGCGAAGGGGATGTCGGTGGCCCGCAGAAGCATGGGGAGCGGTGCAGGGGCCGGTCCGCAAGTCCTGGTGTTGGACACGCGCGGCGAGCTGGCGCTGCTCTATCGTGAGGCCGTCGTGGCGTTTGTCGGGGGAACGCTGGTCCCTGTCGGCGGGCACAATCTTCTGGAGCCGGCCGTCTGGGGCAAGCCGGTGCTCTTCGGCCCCCACACCGACCATTGCGCCGAAGTGGCGGCGCTGCTGTTGAATGCGCAAGGAGGGCGTATCGTACCGGATGCCGATGCGCTTGCGCAGGGATTGCGGGACTTGTTGAGTGATGCCGCAACGCTGAATCGAATGGGGCAAGCCGCGCGCCAAGTGGTGGCGGACAATCAGGGGGCGTTACAACGCAGTGCGGAAATCATTGCCACGCTGTTGTCGGCGCAACCGATCTCGACGGAGCGTGACGGCGCACTGCACCTGGGGCGCGCGTCTCGCCACTCGTAG